The Puntigrus tetrazona isolate hp1 chromosome 16, ASM1883169v1, whole genome shotgun sequence genome includes a region encoding these proteins:
- the cd4-1 gene encoding CD4-1 molecule produces the protein MLLRWILMSLFVRFLRAQENPEVIYAQVGGTVILPRYKIEGTEDNLYVNWNRENEETISRNPQSGIQKAKEIKTHADLTSDFSLKISPVQDSDFKTWSCEQHVLMKNVKKTYKLYHVTIPNLQPVMVGGIFSLQCNVVSSPLKPKVTWITPENSCDYKRYDSKSVTISDVSTCHSGVWTCKLEYGDRRTTEATTNVSVIDLFPSPDTIYTSSLSPSSTVNIPCSLYSYIPWSVLNKTGLTGGSWSFTPLSEPKSTRSLLSLSVGTVVRWDIADRTGRGPTVKERELKDHDLSIRDLHVSEKIKGDYTCSLKFNSKTLSRKVKVEVLKLSSSKGSLVYEGQGVNLTCTLGHQHSSDLEVKWNCSSCSFLSGLKPPHPSSLYIPEVKLKDRGKWTCKLWKNGTKLTSAVLVLKIEKAPVDIWLCVAITGGILGFILLLVIIIIFIRRHRQAMMYRRRKTKFCCCKNPQQNQKGFYKT, from the exons ATGTTGTTGCGTTGGATTCTAATGTCACTGTTTGTTCGGTTTCTCAGAGCACAAG AAAACCCAGAAGTAATTTACGCGCAGGTAGGAGGGACTGTTATCCTACCGCGTTACAAGATAGAAGGAACTGAAGATAATCTTTATGTGAACTGGAACCGTGAAAATGAAGAAACTATCAGCAGAAATCCTCAGAGTGGGATCCAAAAGG CgaaagaaataaagacacaCGCTGATCTGACGTCGGATTTTTCTCTAAAAATCTCACCAGTACAAGATTCTGATTTTAAAACCTGGAGCTGTGAACAACATGtgttaatgaaaaatgtaaaaaagaccTACAAACTGTACCATG TCACTATACCCAATTTGCAACCTGTGATGGTTGGTGGCATTTTTTCTCTGCAATGTAATGTGGTATCTAGTCCACTTAAACCCAAAGTAACATGGATTACGCCTGAAAATTCATGTGATTATAAACGATATGACTCAAAATCAGTTACCATCAGCGATGTGTCTACGTGTCATAGCGGTGTTTGGACATGCAAGTTGGAGTATGGTGATAGGAGAACAACTGAAGCAACAACCAATGTTTCTGTAATAG ACCTCTTCCCTTCTCCAGATACGATTTATACCTCTTCCCTATCACCCTCCTCTACAGTCAACATTCCTTGTTCCTTGTATTCTTACATTCCCTGGTCAGTCTTGAATAAAACTGGCCTCACTGGCGGTAGCTGGAGCTTCACTCCTCTCAGCGAACCGAAGTCAACACGGTCTCTCCTCAGCCTCAGTGTTGGAACGGTGGTCAGATGGGACATTGCAGACCGCACAGGTCGTGGGCCTACTGTAAAGGAAAGAGAACTGAAGGACCATGATTTATCAATTCGTGATTTGCACGTATCAGAGAAGATCAAGGGGGATTACACGTGCAGTCTGAAGTTCAACAGCAAGACCCTCAGCAGAAAAGTCAAGGTGGAGGTTCTGAAGC TTTCCTCTTCTAAAGGATCTCTAGTATATGAAGGCCAAGGCGTGAATCTGACATGCACATTAGGACATCAACACAGCTCTGACCTCGAGGTGAAATGGAACTGCTCGTCTTGCTCCTTTCTTTCCGGTCTCAAGCCTCCTCATCCATCTTCTCTGTACATCCCTGAAGTGAAACTGAAGGACAGAGGGAAATGGACATGTAAACTCTGGAAAAACGGGACTAAGCTGACATCCGCTGTGCTTGTGTTAAAGATTG agaAAGCTCCAGTGGACATCTGGCTTTGTGTTGCCATCACCGGTGGAATCCTGGGCTTCATCTTGCTCCTAGTGatcatcattatatttattcGCAGACACAGACAg GCGATGATGTACAGACGACGCAAAACCAAAttctgctgctgcaaaaa TCCCCAGCAGAATCAAAAGGGATTCTACAAGACGTGA
- the cxcr3.1 gene encoding C-X-C chemokine receptor type 3.1 isoform X1, with the protein MDDGFFFSLQKMNADSGTSFSANDLDFTIFNYTYSDNYSYSDGLVCDQKYSMHFDSIFIPVVYSVALVVGLVGNGLVLVILWKKRMGLNVTDIFILHLCLADILLLLTLPFWAVEVVREWIFGTVLCKMTGALFKINFYCGIFMLSCISLDRYLSIVHAVQMYSRKKPMGTHCCCLMVWLFCLLLSIPDWIFLDIYKDSRRQDKTQCVPDYPSDSWRLSSRLLYHLLGFILPALVMLFCYSSILLRLQRGSQCKQKKRAIRVIIALVVAFFIHWTPFNITLMVDTIQTNQTLNFSNQTSCENITSLDIALTATSTVAYIHCCVNPVLYAFVGVKFRQHLLDMLRPLGFKLKAPAGLVSRKSSLWSESVDTSHTSAF; encoded by the exons atggatgacggattttttttttctttacagaagATGAATGCTGATTCAGGGACCAGCTTCAGTGCGAACGACTTAGACTTcactatttttaattacacCTACAGTGATAATTATTCGTACAGTGATGGGCTTGTGTGTGATCAGAAGTATAGCATGCACTTTGATTCTATTTTTATTCCGGTCGTTTACTCTGTGGCGCTGGTAGTGGGGCTGGTGGGAAATGGGCTGGTTCTGGTCATTCTGTGGAAGAAAAGGATGGGCTTGAATGTCACCGATATCTTTATCCTCCATCTGTGCTTAGCTGATATTCTGTTGCTGCTAACGCTGCCCTTCTGGGCTGTAGAGGTAGTGAGAGAGTGGATCTTCGGCACAGTGCTCTGCAAGATGACTGGAGCTCTGTTCAAG ATCAATTTCTACTGTGGCATTTTCATGTTGTCCTGCATCAGTCTtgaccgttacctctccatCGTCCATGCGGTGCAGATGTATTCTCGTAAAAAGCCAATGGGGACTCACTGTTGCTGTCTGATGGTCTGGCTCTTCTGCCTTCTGCTCTCCATTCCTGACTGGATATTCCTTGATATATACAAGGACTCCAGACGTCAGGATAAAACACAGTGTGTTCCAGATTACCCGTCTGATTCTTGGCGTCTGTCGTCTCGTCTGCTCTACCATTTGTTGGGTTTCATTCTTCCAGCACTAGTAATGCTGTTCTGTTACTCTTCTATTCTTCTGCGGCTGCAGCGTGGCTCTCAGTGCAAGCAGAAGAAGAGGGCCATCCGTGTCATCATAGCTCTGGTAGTAGCCTTCTTCATCCACTGGACGCCCTTCAACATCACCCTTATGGTTGACACCATACAAACCAATCAGACCCTCAACTTCAGTAACCAAACATCCTGTGAAAACATCACATCTTTGGATATAGCTCTCACTGCTACTTCCACAGTGGCCTACATACACTGCTGTGTCAACCCAGTGCTCTATGCTTTCGTGGGTGTGAAATTTCGCCAGCACCTGCTGGACATGCTAAGACCACTGGGCTTCAAGCTGAAGGCCCCAGCGGGCCTGGTGTCCCGGAAGAGCTCTTTATGGTCAGAATCAGTGGACACCTCACACACGTCTGCtttctga
- the cxcr3.1 gene encoding C-X-C chemokine receptor type 3.1 isoform X2 has protein sequence MNADSGTSFSANDLDFTIFNYTYSDNYSYSDGLVCDQKYSMHFDSIFIPVVYSVALVVGLVGNGLVLVILWKKRMGLNVTDIFILHLCLADILLLLTLPFWAVEVVREWIFGTVLCKMTGALFKINFYCGIFMLSCISLDRYLSIVHAVQMYSRKKPMGTHCCCLMVWLFCLLLSIPDWIFLDIYKDSRRQDKTQCVPDYPSDSWRLSSRLLYHLLGFILPALVMLFCYSSILLRLQRGSQCKQKKRAIRVIIALVVAFFIHWTPFNITLMVDTIQTNQTLNFSNQTSCENITSLDIALTATSTVAYIHCCVNPVLYAFVGVKFRQHLLDMLRPLGFKLKAPAGLVSRKSSLWSESVDTSHTSAF, from the exons ATGAATGCTGATTCAGGGACCAGCTTCAGTGCGAACGACTTAGACTTcactatttttaattacacCTACAGTGATAATTATTCGTACAGTGATGGGCTTGTGTGTGATCAGAAGTATAGCATGCACTTTGATTCTATTTTTATTCCGGTCGTTTACTCTGTGGCGCTGGTAGTGGGGCTGGTGGGAAATGGGCTGGTTCTGGTCATTCTGTGGAAGAAAAGGATGGGCTTGAATGTCACCGATATCTTTATCCTCCATCTGTGCTTAGCTGATATTCTGTTGCTGCTAACGCTGCCCTTCTGGGCTGTAGAGGTAGTGAGAGAGTGGATCTTCGGCACAGTGCTCTGCAAGATGACTGGAGCTCTGTTCAAG ATCAATTTCTACTGTGGCATTTTCATGTTGTCCTGCATCAGTCTtgaccgttacctctccatCGTCCATGCGGTGCAGATGTATTCTCGTAAAAAGCCAATGGGGACTCACTGTTGCTGTCTGATGGTCTGGCTCTTCTGCCTTCTGCTCTCCATTCCTGACTGGATATTCCTTGATATATACAAGGACTCCAGACGTCAGGATAAAACACAGTGTGTTCCAGATTACCCGTCTGATTCTTGGCGTCTGTCGTCTCGTCTGCTCTACCATTTGTTGGGTTTCATTCTTCCAGCACTAGTAATGCTGTTCTGTTACTCTTCTATTCTTCTGCGGCTGCAGCGTGGCTCTCAGTGCAAGCAGAAGAAGAGGGCCATCCGTGTCATCATAGCTCTGGTAGTAGCCTTCTTCATCCACTGGACGCCCTTCAACATCACCCTTATGGTTGACACCATACAAACCAATCAGACCCTCAACTTCAGTAACCAAACATCCTGTGAAAACATCACATCTTTGGATATAGCTCTCACTGCTACTTCCACAGTGGCCTACATACACTGCTGTGTCAACCCAGTGCTCTATGCTTTCGTGGGTGTGAAATTTCGCCAGCACCTGCTGGACATGCTAAGACCACTGGGCTTCAAGCTGAAGGCCCCAGCGGGCCTGGTGTCCCGGAAGAGCTCTTTATGGTCAGAATCAGTGGACACCTCACACACGTCTGCtttctga
- the LOC122360832 gene encoding C-X-C chemokine receptor type 3-like encodes MLASILVSLSYHHHHSNPMRDLQNNSFYRMCFHSQKRSESVAVQKILCFTFNFWNERSESIKECEIYVKSSNEKVHRERIELQFEVEIFHLTLGFWKSCLVRLRDQELERHTFKTSCFVELSKKQVKLTEDCSLQPPSILLNSKMNATDTTFEMDDLDFFGYNYSYSEGYDESCCEERIVCDQESSMRFDSIFIPVVYSVALVVGLVGNGLLLVILWKKRRRMNATNIFILHLCLADILLLLTLPFWAVEVVSEWIFGTVLCKMTGALFKINFYCGIFMLSCISLDRYLSIVHAVQMYSRKKPMGTHCCCLMVWLFCLLLSIPDWIFLDIYKDFRHQDKTQCVSHYPSDSWRLSSRLLYHLLGFILPALVMLFCYSSILLRLQRGSQCKQKKRAIRVIIALVVAFFIHWTPFNITLMVDTIQTNQNLNFSNQTSCESFTALHVALTVTSTVGYLHTCVIPLLFLGLVSQKSFLWS; translated from the exons ATGTTGGCCAGCATTTTGGTTTCATTGTCCTACCAT CACCACCACTCCAATCCCATGAGGGATCTACAAAACAACAGCTTCTACAGAATGTG CTTCCATTCTCAAAAAAGAAGTGAAAGTGTGGCAGTGCAGAAAATTTTATGCTTTACTTTCAATTTTTGGAATGAGAGAAGTGAGTCAATTAAAGAGTGTGAGATCTACGTGAAAAGCTCTAATGAGAAGGTTCATAGAGAACGTATTGAATTACAGTTCGAAGTGGAAATTTTCCATTTGACTCTGGGCTTCTGGAAAAGCTGTCTGGTGCGACTCAGAGATCAGGAATTGGAGCGTCACACTTTCAAGACCAGCTGCTTTGTTGAGCTGTCCAAAAAGCAAGTGAAGCTCACTGAAGATTGCTCTCTTCAGCCTCCTTCTATTCTACTAAACTCG AAGATGAATGCTACAGATACCACTTTCGAAATGGATGATTTAGACTTCTTTGGTTACAATTACAGCTACAGTGAGGGTTATGATGAGTCCTGCTGTGAAGAGCGTATCGTGTGTGATCAGGAGTCTAGCATGCGCTTTGATTCTATTTTTATTCCGGTCGTTTACTCTGTGGCGCTGGTAGTGGGGCTGGTGGGAAATGGGCTGCTTCTGGTCATTCTGTGGAAGAAAAGGAGAAGAATGAACGCTACCAACATTTTTATCCTCCATCTGTGCTTAGCTGATATTCTGCTGCTGCTAACGCTGCCCTTCTGGGCTGTAGAGGTAGTGAGTGAGTGGATCTTCGGCACAGTGCTCTGCAAGATGACTGGAGCTCTGTTCAAG ATCAATTTCTACTGTGGCATTTTCATGTTGTCCTGCATCAGTCTtgaccgttacctctccatCGTCCATGCGGTGCAGATGTATTCTCGTAAAAAGCCAATGGGGACTCACTGTTGCTGTCTGATGGTCTGGCTCTTCTGCCTTCTGCTCTCCATTCCTGACTGGATATTCCTTGATATATACAAGGACTTCAGACATCAGGATAAAACACAGTGTGTTTCACATTACCCGTCTGATTCTTGGCGTCTGTCGTCTCGTCTGCTCTACCATTTGTTGGGTTTCATTCTTCCAGCACTAGTAATGCTGTTCTGTTACTCTTCTATTCTTCTGCGGCTGCAGCGTGGCTCTCAGTGCAAGCAGAAGAAGAGGGCCATCCGTGTCATCATAGCTCTGGTAGTAGCCTTCTTCATCCACTGGACGCCCTTCAACATCACCCTTATGGTTGACACCATACAAACCAATCAGAATCTCAACTTCAGTAACCAAACATCCTGTGAAAGTTTCACAGCTTTACATGTAGCTCTCACAGTGACATCCACAGTGGGCTACTTACACACCTGTGTCATCCCGCTGCTTTTTTTAGGCCTGGTGTCACAGAAGAGCTTTCTGTGGTCATAG